The Streptomyces sp. NBC_01244 genome contains a region encoding:
- the dnaJ gene encoding molecular chaperone DnaJ, giving the protein MATDYYAVLGVRRDASQDEIKKAFRRLARELHPDVNPDPKTQERFKEINAAYEVLSDPQKKQVFDLGGDPLSSSGGGGAGGFGAGGFGNFSDIMDAFFGQSSQRGPRSRTRRGQDAMIRLDLELDEAAFGTTKDIQVDTAIVCTTCSGEGAAPGTSAQTCDMCRGRGEVSQVTRSFLGQVMTSRPCPQCQGFGTVVPTPCPECAGDGRVRSRRSLTVKIPAGVENGTRIQLAGEGEVGPGGGPAGDLYVEIHELPHPTFQRRGDDLHCTVTIPMTAASLGTKCPLETLDGLEEIDIRPGTQSGQAIPLHGRGVTHLRGGGRGDLIVHVEVTTPNKLDPAQEDLLRQLAKLRGEERPLGQFAPGQQGLFSRLKDAFNGR; this is encoded by the coding sequence GTGGCCACGGACTACTACGCCGTTCTCGGCGTGCGCCGCGACGCATCGCAGGACGAGATCAAGAAGGCATTCCGGCGGCTCGCGCGCGAGCTGCACCCGGATGTGAACCCCGATCCCAAAACGCAAGAGCGTTTCAAGGAGATCAACGCCGCCTACGAGGTCCTCTCGGACCCGCAGAAGAAGCAGGTCTTCGACCTCGGCGGCGACCCGCTGTCCTCCTCGGGCGGCGGCGGAGCCGGGGGATTCGGGGCGGGTGGCTTCGGCAACTTCTCCGACATCATGGACGCCTTCTTCGGCCAGTCCTCGCAGCGCGGACCGCGCTCGCGGACCCGCCGCGGCCAGGACGCCATGATCCGCCTCGACCTGGAACTGGACGAGGCCGCCTTCGGCACGACCAAGGACATCCAGGTCGACACGGCCATCGTCTGCACCACCTGCTCCGGCGAAGGCGCCGCACCCGGCACCTCGGCGCAGACCTGTGACATGTGCCGCGGCCGCGGTGAGGTCTCGCAGGTCACCCGGTCCTTCCTGGGCCAGGTCATGACCTCGCGCCCCTGCCCGCAGTGCCAGGGCTTCGGCACCGTGGTCCCGACCCCGTGCCCCGAGTGCGCGGGCGACGGCCGGGTCCGCTCCCGCCGCAGCCTCACCGTCAAGATCCCGGCGGGCGTCGAGAACGGCACCCGGATCCAGCTCGCGGGCGAGGGTGAGGTCGGCCCCGGCGGCGGCCCCGCCGGCGACCTGTACGTGGAGATCCACGAGCTGCCGCACCCGACCTTCCAGCGGCGCGGGGACGACCTGCACTGCACGGTCACCATCCCGATGACCGCGGCCTCCCTGGGCACCAAGTGCCCGCTGGAGACCCTGGACGGCCTGGAGGAGATCGACATCCGGCCCGGCACCCAGTCCGGCCAGGCGATCCCCCTGCACGGCCGGGGCGTCACGCACCTGCGCGGCGGCGGCCGCGGAGACCTGATCGTCCACGTCGAGGTCACCACCCCGAACAAGCTGGACCCGGCGCAGGAGGACCTGCTGCGCCAGCTCGCGAAGCTGCGCGGCGAGGAGCGTCCGCTCGGCCAGTTCGCGCCGGGCCAGCAAGGCCTGTTCAGCCGCCTGAAGGACGCCTTCAACGGGCGCTGA
- a CDS encoding nitronate monooxygenase encodes MSSAPNGLFTYPIVQAPMAGGASCPPLAAAVCEAGGLGFLAGGYKTADGMYQEIKRLRALTRRPFGVNLFLPQTGHVDPAAVEAYRGHLASEASWYEISLADEDIIGTSDDGYDAKLAILIEDPVPVVSFTFGLPSPAAFTCLRKVGTYTIATVTSVEEARAAQAAGADAVCVQGVEAGGHQGTHRDDPQGDGTAGVGLLALVAQVREAVALPIIAAGGLMRGSQIAALLTAGAEAAQLGTAFLACPESGAHALHKKALTDPLFVRTELTRAFSGRPARGLVNRFMREHGPYAPAAYPQVHHLTAPLRKAAAAAGDPQGMALWAGQGHRLARALPAGELVEVLAAELGAAQDVLKAMQMRSAS; translated from the coding sequence ATGTCCTCCGCACCGAACGGTCTCTTCACGTACCCGATCGTGCAGGCGCCCATGGCGGGCGGCGCGTCCTGCCCGCCGCTCGCGGCCGCCGTGTGCGAAGCGGGCGGACTGGGCTTCCTCGCCGGCGGCTACAAAACCGCCGACGGCATGTACCAGGAGATCAAGCGGCTGCGCGCGCTCACCCGCCGCCCCTTCGGCGTCAACCTCTTCCTGCCGCAGACCGGGCACGTGGACCCGGCCGCCGTGGAGGCCTACCGGGGGCACCTCGCCAGTGAGGCCTCCTGGTACGAGATCTCGCTCGCCGACGAGGACATCATCGGCACCAGCGACGACGGCTACGACGCCAAACTGGCCATTCTCATCGAAGACCCGGTACCCGTGGTCTCGTTCACCTTCGGCCTGCCCTCACCCGCGGCCTTCACCTGCCTGCGCAAGGTCGGTACGTACACGATCGCCACCGTCACCTCCGTCGAGGAGGCCCGCGCCGCGCAGGCGGCCGGCGCCGACGCCGTCTGCGTCCAGGGCGTGGAAGCGGGCGGCCACCAGGGCACCCACCGCGACGACCCGCAGGGCGACGGCACGGCCGGAGTCGGCCTGCTCGCGCTCGTCGCGCAGGTGCGCGAGGCCGTGGCCCTCCCGATCATCGCGGCGGGCGGCCTGATGCGCGGCTCGCAGATCGCCGCGCTGCTCACCGCGGGCGCGGAGGCCGCGCAGCTCGGCACGGCCTTCCTGGCCTGCCCGGAGTCCGGCGCGCACGCCCTGCACAAGAAGGCGCTGACCGACCCCCTGTTCGTCCGGACGGAGCTGACCCGTGCCTTCTCCGGCCGGCCGGCCCGCGGGCTGGTCAACCGGTTCATGCGCGAGCACGGCCCGTACGCCCCGGCCGCGTACCCGCAGGTCCACCACCTGACCGCGCCGCTGCGCAAGGCCGCCGCCGCGGCCGGGGACCCGCAGGGCATGGCCCTGTGGGCGGGCCAGGGGCACCGGCTGGCGCGGGCCCTGCCGGCCGGGGAGCTGGTGGAGGTGCTCGCGGCGGAACTCGGCGCGGCGCAGGACGTGTTGAAGGCAATGCAGATGAGGAGTGCGTCATGA
- a CDS encoding carbohydrate kinase family protein gives MTSRSSRDSLDSAVDPLGPLRDPQEPGCDVFLTGTVFLDIIFTGLDSAPVRGTESWARGMGSSPGGVANMATALARLGLRTSLAAAFGDDHYGEYCWDALEQGEGIDLSMSRTVPGWHSPVTVSMAYEGERTMVSHGHEAPLPAGPGPFPQCPPRARAAVASLGPGGGEAWVAEAARRGARVFADVGWDDSGRWDLGALADLEHCEAFLPNAGEAMAYTRTDCPRAAARALAEKVPIAVVTMGAEGSYAVDGRTGETAEVPAIAVDALDPTGAGDVYVAGFLTGTLAEWPLADRLAFAGLTAALSVQEFGGSLSAPGWPEVAHWWRAAPEALRDRYGFLDGLVPRAAAPASRRRAVPTIGFRQSA, from the coding sequence GTGACCAGTCGCAGCAGCCGGGACAGCCTCGATTCCGCCGTGGACCCCCTCGGTCCGCTGCGCGACCCCCAAGAACCCGGCTGCGACGTCTTCCTGACGGGCACGGTCTTCCTCGACATCATCTTCACCGGCCTCGACTCGGCCCCCGTGCGCGGCACGGAGTCCTGGGCGCGCGGCATGGGGTCCAGTCCCGGCGGCGTCGCCAACATGGCCACCGCCCTCGCCCGGCTCGGCCTGCGCACCTCCCTGGCCGCCGCCTTCGGGGACGACCACTACGGGGAGTACTGCTGGGACGCCCTCGAGCAGGGCGAGGGCATCGACCTGTCGATGTCGCGGACCGTGCCCGGCTGGCACAGCCCCGTCACCGTCTCGATGGCGTACGAGGGCGAGCGCACGATGGTCTCCCACGGCCACGAGGCCCCGCTCCCGGCGGGCCCCGGACCCTTCCCCCAGTGCCCGCCCCGCGCCCGCGCGGCCGTGGCCTCGCTCGGCCCGGGCGGCGGCGAGGCCTGGGTCGCCGAGGCGGCCCGGCGCGGGGCCAGGGTCTTCGCCGACGTCGGCTGGGACGACAGCGGGCGCTGGGACCTGGGGGCGCTGGCCGATCTGGAGCACTGCGAGGCCTTCCTGCCCAACGCGGGGGAGGCCATGGCCTACACGCGCACCGACTGCCCGCGCGCGGCGGCCCGGGCACTGGCCGAGAAGGTGCCGATCGCGGTGGTGACGATGGGCGCCGAGGGCTCGTACGCGGTGGACGGGCGGACCGGGGAGACGGCCGAGGTCCCCGCGATCGCGGTCGACGCCCTGGACCCGACCGGCGCGGGCGACGTGTACGTCGCGGGCTTCCTGACCGGCACCCTCGCCGAGTGGCCGCTCGCGGACCGGCTCGCCTTCGCGGGCCTGACGGCCGCCCTGTCGGTGCAGGAGTTCGGCGGCTCCCTGTCGGCCCCCGGCTGGCCGGAGGTGGCCCACTGGTGGCGCGCCGCCCCGGAGGCCCTGCGCGACCGGTACGGCTTCCTGGACGGCCTCGTTCCGCGGGCCGCCGCCCCGGCCAGCCGCCGCCGGGCGGTCCCGACGATCGGCTTCCGCCAGTCGGCGTAG
- a CDS encoding MFS transporter, producing the protein MLDRTPAPPAAWPLVALFTSGYVAPYLLPTVVGRLDAHLPLSPAQAGLIGSVLLLGSAAAGFTLASRIPRYGPRPLARLGLLLAALGYGTAAATAQLPLVIAGAVLGGFGSGTTTAVAASGIAAQRDPHRTSSLGLLSVSATAGALYLTLPRLGGGHWLPFAAIALVALVCWPAAGRLEGADRADGAARTDRAVRVCGRLPYPRAGVVLAGALMLWSLAQNALWGVSGRIGAQQAGLSEVALGVVFAAALGAGLLGVTAASALGARLGRAVPVGVGTAVIACCVVLASHARDLGSFAAGEILWNAVYPVVLSYAIGLAAALDPRGRWAVLVGSASSLGVACGPVTGSLLAEGAGFPGMGLVLGGLLLAVAGPMTAVALHVGGRPLTPGSVRRRGGAPAAVLAAGAGTPAGSVPRVGAQELEVVELAPLRARPLRLPPLRVLLLSPAAARRARERTRKRTRTGV; encoded by the coding sequence GTGCTCGACCGCACCCCCGCGCCGCCCGCCGCCTGGCCGCTCGTCGCGCTCTTCACCTCCGGTTACGTCGCCCCGTACCTGCTGCCGACCGTCGTCGGCCGGCTCGACGCACACCTCCCGCTGAGCCCCGCACAGGCCGGACTGATCGGCTCGGTCCTGCTGCTCGGCTCGGCCGCCGCGGGATTCACCCTCGCCTCCCGCATCCCGCGCTACGGACCGCGTCCGCTGGCCCGGCTCGGGCTGCTGCTCGCCGCCCTCGGGTACGGCACGGCGGCCGCCACCGCGCAGCTCCCCCTCGTCATCGCGGGCGCCGTCCTCGGCGGCTTCGGTTCGGGCACGACCACCGCCGTGGCCGCCTCCGGGATCGCGGCGCAGCGCGACCCGCACCGGACCTCCTCGCTGGGGCTGCTGTCGGTGTCGGCCACGGCCGGGGCCCTGTACCTGACCCTGCCCCGGCTCGGCGGCGGGCACTGGCTGCCGTTCGCGGCGATCGCCCTGGTCGCGCTGGTGTGCTGGCCGGCGGCGGGCCGCCTCGAAGGGGCCGACCGCGCGGACGGCGCGGCCCGCACGGACCGCGCCGTACGGGTCTGCGGTCGGCTGCCGTACCCGCGCGCCGGGGTGGTGCTCGCCGGGGCCCTGATGCTGTGGTCGCTGGCCCAGAACGCCCTCTGGGGCGTCAGCGGCCGCATCGGCGCCCAGCAGGCGGGCCTGTCCGAGGTCGCCCTCGGGGTCGTCTTCGCGGCCGCGCTCGGCGCCGGGCTGCTCGGGGTCACCGCCGCCTCCGCGCTGGGGGCCCGGCTCGGGCGGGCGGTCCCGGTGGGCGTGGGCACGGCGGTCATCGCCTGCTGCGTGGTGCTGGCCTCGCACGCCCGGGACCTGGGCTCCTTCGCGGCCGGGGAGATCCTGTGGAACGCGGTCTACCCCGTCGTGCTCTCCTACGCCATCGGCCTCGCCGCCGCCCTCGACCCGCGCGGGCGCTGGGCCGTCCTGGTCGGTTCCGCGTCCTCGCTCGGCGTGGCCTGCGGGCCCGTCACCGGGAGCCTGCTCGCCGAGGGTGCGGGCTTCCCCGGCATGGGCCTGGTCCTGGGTGGGCTGCTGCTGGCGGTGGCCGGGCCGATGACCGCGGTCGCCCTGCACGTCGGCGGACGCCCGCTGACCCCCGGCTCGGTGCGCCGGCGCGGCGGGGCCCCGGCGGCCGTGCTCGCCGCCGGGGCCGGGACGCCGGCCGGTTCGGTGCCGAGGGTCGGCGCGCAGGAGCTGGAGGTCGTGGAGCTCGCACCGCTCCGCGCCCGCCCGCTGCGCCTCCCGCCGCTCCGGGTCCTGCTGCTCTCCCCGGCGGCGGCCCGCCGGGCCCGGGAGCGCACCCGCAAGCGGACCCGCACCGGCGTCTAG
- a CDS encoding histidine triad nucleotide-binding protein, with protein MAGEPQADCLFCKIVAGNIPATVVRETDTTVAFRDINPQAPTHVLVIPKVHYPDAASLAAAEPGIAADVLSEAGRIAADEKIVEHGYRVVFNTGAGAGQTVFHAHAHVLGGRGLQWPPG; from the coding sequence ATGGCCGGGGAACCGCAGGCCGACTGCCTGTTCTGCAAGATCGTCGCAGGGAACATCCCCGCGACGGTCGTCCGGGAGACGGACACCACCGTCGCCTTCCGGGACATCAACCCGCAGGCGCCCACCCACGTCCTCGTCATCCCGAAGGTGCACTACCCCGACGCCGCCTCCCTCGCGGCCGCGGAGCCCGGGATCGCCGCCGACGTCCTGAGCGAGGCCGGCCGCATCGCCGCCGACGAGAAGATCGTCGAGCACGGCTACCGCGTCGTCTTCAACACCGGCGCCGGCGCCGGCCAGACCGTCTTCCACGCCCACGCGCACGTCCTCGGCGGGCGCGGGCTTCAGTGGCCCCCCGGTTAA
- the ybeY gene encoding rRNA maturation RNase YbeY, giving the protein MSIDVNNESGTDVDERAILDIARYALARMRIHPLSELSVIVVDEDAMEQLHIQWMDLPGPTDVMSFPMDELRPPKKDEEEPPQGLLGDIVLCPEVAKKQGEDAPTQHSMDEELQLLTVHGVLHLLGYDHEEPDEKAEMFGLQAAIVDGWRGENGVTGPSPAPTVS; this is encoded by the coding sequence ATGTCGATCGACGTCAACAACGAGTCCGGAACCGATGTCGACGAGCGGGCGATCCTCGACATCGCCCGCTACGCACTCGCCCGGATGCGGATCCACCCGCTCTCGGAGCTCTCCGTCATCGTCGTCGACGAGGACGCGATGGAGCAGCTCCACATCCAGTGGATGGACCTGCCCGGACCCACCGACGTCATGTCCTTCCCGATGGACGAGCTGCGTCCGCCGAAGAAGGACGAGGAGGAGCCCCCGCAGGGGCTCCTCGGTGACATCGTGCTCTGCCCCGAAGTCGCCAAGAAGCAGGGGGAGGACGCGCCGACGCAGCACTCCATGGACGAGGAGCTCCAGCTCCTGACCGTCCACGGGGTGCTGCACCTGCTCGGGTACGACCACGAGGAGCCGGACGAGAAGGCGGAGATGTTCGGCCTCCAGGCGGCCATCGTCGACGGCTGGCGCGGTGAGAACGGCGTGACCGGCCCGTCCCCGGCGCCGACCGTCTCATGA
- a CDS encoding MmcQ/YjbR family DNA-binding protein, translating into MTPAELRAFCLGFNAAVEEFPFTPETSVFKVLGKMFALSALDADPLKVNLKCDPEQAVRLRSEHEAVVPGWHMNKRHWNTVTAGGPGALPDALVRELVEDSYDLVVAGLPRAERLRLDRP; encoded by the coding sequence GTGACGCCGGCGGAGCTGCGCGCCTTCTGTCTGGGGTTCAACGCGGCGGTGGAGGAGTTCCCCTTCACCCCGGAGACCTCGGTGTTCAAGGTGCTGGGGAAGATGTTCGCGCTGAGCGCGCTGGACGCCGACCCGCTGAAGGTCAACCTCAAGTGCGACCCGGAGCAGGCGGTGCGGCTGCGTTCGGAGCACGAGGCGGTCGTGCCGGGCTGGCACATGAACAAGCGGCACTGGAACACGGTGACCGCGGGCGGGCCGGGTGCGCTGCCCGACGCGCTGGTCCGGGAGCTGGTCGAGGATTCGTACGACCTGGTGGTCGCGGGTCTGCCGAGGGCGGAGCGGCTGCGGCTCGACAGGCCGTAG
- a CDS encoding 16S rRNA (uracil(1498)-N(3))-methyltransferase: MTAPVFVVEKVPAGPEFVLDGPEGRHAVSVKRLAPGEALVLTDGRGDWAEAVVTAAEGKDRLVVSVSGVFEEPEPAVRITVVQALPKGDRGEVAVETMTETGVDAIVPWQASRCITQWRGERGAKSLAKWRATARESGKQSRRVRFPDVEEALSTKQVATLLAGADLAVVLHEDRDAPSGALATAELPAAGSIVLVVGPEGGVSPDELAAFAAAGAHPYRLGPSVLRTSTAGTAAAAVLLARTGRWS, encoded by the coding sequence ATGACCGCCCCGGTGTTCGTGGTCGAAAAGGTTCCCGCGGGGCCGGAGTTCGTGCTGGACGGCCCCGAGGGCCGCCACGCGGTCTCCGTGAAGCGGCTGGCCCCGGGCGAGGCCCTCGTGCTGACCGACGGACGGGGCGACTGGGCCGAGGCCGTCGTGACGGCCGCCGAGGGCAAGGACCGCCTCGTCGTCTCCGTGTCCGGAGTCTTCGAGGAGCCGGAGCCCGCCGTCCGGATCACCGTCGTCCAGGCCCTGCCCAAGGGCGACCGGGGCGAGGTGGCCGTCGAGACCATGACGGAGACCGGCGTCGACGCGATCGTTCCCTGGCAGGCTTCGCGCTGCATCACCCAGTGGCGCGGCGAGCGGGGCGCCAAATCCCTCGCGAAGTGGCGGGCCACCGCCCGGGAGTCCGGCAAGCAGTCCCGCCGGGTCCGCTTCCCCGACGTCGAGGAAGCACTGTCGACCAAGCAGGTCGCGACGCTGCTCGCCGGGGCCGACCTCGCGGTGGTCCTGCACGAGGACCGGGACGCCCCCTCGGGCGCGCTGGCCACCGCGGAACTGCCCGCCGCCGGCTCCATCGTCCTGGTCGTCGGACCCGAGGGCGGGGTCTCCCCGGACGAACTCGCCGCCTTCGCCGCGGCCGGGGCGCACCCGTACCGGCTGGGCCCCTCGGTGCTGCGCACCTCCACGGCGGGCACGGCCGCCGCGGCGGTCCTGCTGGCGAGGACGGGCCGCTGGTCCTGA
- a CDS encoding hemolysin family protein: MTGDLQLITGAVLLVVVAWFAACAESGIARISAFRAEQAVREGRRGSAKLAQVAGDPTRYVNVALLVRVTCEMAAGVLVTYVCLDEFGENWTALLVAIAVMVLVSYVAVGVSPRTIGRQHPLNTATAASYVLVPLARIMGPIPQLLILLGNALTPGKGFRKGPFASEAELRAMVDLAEKESLIEDDERRMVHQVFELGDTLVREVMVPRTDLVCIERYKTVRQATTLALRSGFSRIPVTGENEDDIVGIVYLKDLVRKTHISRDAESDLVSTAIRPAVFVPDTKNAGDLLREMQSVRNHVAVVIDEYGGTAGIVTIEDILEEIVGEITDEYDREIAPVEELGGDRYRVTARLDITDLGELFKVDSFDDEDVETVGGLLAKALGRVPIAGASAVVDLPDGRPLRLTAESPAGRRNKIVTVLVEPVVPVEGQEGETE; encoded by the coding sequence ATGACCGGTGACCTCCAGCTGATCACCGGGGCCGTCCTGCTGGTCGTGGTGGCCTGGTTCGCCGCGTGCGCCGAGTCCGGGATCGCCCGGATCTCCGCCTTCCGCGCCGAACAGGCCGTACGGGAGGGCCGGCGCGGCAGCGCGAAGCTGGCCCAGGTCGCCGGAGACCCCACCCGCTACGTCAATGTCGCGCTGCTGGTCCGGGTCACCTGCGAGATGGCGGCGGGCGTGCTCGTCACGTACGTCTGCCTCGACGAGTTCGGGGAGAACTGGACCGCACTGCTCGTGGCCATCGCCGTGATGGTGCTCGTGTCCTACGTGGCCGTCGGGGTGTCCCCGCGCACCATCGGCCGGCAGCACCCGCTGAACACGGCGACCGCCGCGTCCTACGTCCTCGTACCGCTCGCCCGGATCATGGGGCCGATCCCGCAGTTGCTGATCCTCCTCGGCAACGCGCTCACGCCCGGGAAGGGCTTCCGCAAGGGGCCCTTCGCCTCCGAGGCGGAGCTGCGCGCGATGGTCGACCTCGCGGAGAAGGAATCGCTGATCGAGGACGACGAGCGCCGCATGGTGCACCAGGTCTTCGAGCTGGGCGACACCCTCGTGCGCGAGGTCATGGTGCCGCGCACCGACCTGGTCTGCATCGAGCGGTACAAGACGGTGCGTCAGGCGACCACGCTCGCGCTGCGGTCCGGTTTCTCGCGGATCCCGGTGACCGGGGAGAACGAGGACGACATCGTCGGCATCGTGTACCTGAAGGACCTGGTCCGCAAGACGCACATCAGCCGGGACGCCGAGAGCGACCTGGTCTCCACGGCGATAAGGCCCGCGGTGTTCGTGCCGGACACCAAGAACGCGGGCGACCTGCTGCGCGAGATGCAGTCGGTACGCAACCACGTGGCGGTCGTCATCGACGAGTACGGCGGCACCGCCGGCATCGTCACCATCGAGGACATCCTGGAGGAGATCGTCGGCGAGATCACCGACGAGTACGACCGGGAGATCGCGCCCGTGGAGGAACTGGGCGGGGACCGCTACCGGGTGACCGCGCGGCTGGACATCACCGACCTCGGCGAGCTGTTCAAGGTGGACTCCTTCGACGACGAGGACGTGGAGACGGTCGGCGGACTGCTCGCCAAGGCGCTCGGCCGGGTGCCGATCGCCGGCGCCTCGGCGGTGGTGGACCTGCCGGACGGGCGGCCGCTGCGGCTGACGGCGGAGTCCCCGGCGGGGCGGCGGAACAAGATCGTGACCGTGCTGGTGGAGCCGGTGGTTCCGGTGGAGGGCCAGGAAGGGGAGACGGAGTGA
- a CDS encoding PhoH family protein produces the protein MTQTPTGKTPAPGQARAHFSVPATHPMVSVLGSGDALLRVIEKAFPRADIHVRGNQVSAIGAAAEVALIQRLFDEMMLVLRTGQPMTEDAVERSIAMLKSSGNGEGPDETPAEVLTQNILSSRGRTIRPKTLNQKRYVDAIDKHTIVFGIGPAGTGKTYLAMAKAVQALQSKQVSRIILTRPAVEAGERLGFLPGTLFDKIDPYLRPLYDALHDMIDPDSIPRLMAAGTIEVAPLAYMRGRTLNEAFVVLDEAQNTTPEQMKMFLTRLGFDSKIVVTGDVTQVDLPGGAKSGLRQVQDILEGVPDIAFSRLTSEDVVRHKLVGRIVDAYEKYDDSQDAKQSRNGFQRK, from the coding sequence ATGACTCAGACACCGACAGGCAAGACCCCCGCGCCGGGGCAGGCGCGAGCCCACTTCTCCGTACCGGCCACCCATCCGATGGTGTCCGTCCTCGGCTCGGGCGACGCCCTGCTGCGCGTGATCGAGAAGGCCTTCCCGAGGGCCGACATCCATGTTCGGGGCAATCAGGTCAGCGCGATCGGCGCGGCGGCGGAAGTCGCTCTGATCCAGCGCCTGTTCGACGAGATGATGCTGGTGCTCCGCACCGGGCAGCCGATGACGGAGGACGCAGTGGAACGCTCGATCGCCATGCTCAAGTCGAGCGGCAACGGCGAGGGCCCGGACGAGACGCCCGCCGAGGTGCTCACCCAGAACATCCTCTCCAGCCGCGGCCGGACCATCCGTCCCAAGACGCTCAACCAGAAGCGGTACGTCGACGCGATCGACAAGCACACGATCGTCTTCGGCATCGGCCCCGCCGGTACCGGCAAGACCTACCTCGCCATGGCCAAGGCGGTCCAGGCCCTGCAGTCCAAGCAGGTCAGCCGGATCATCCTGACCCGCCCGGCGGTCGAGGCGGGCGAGCGCCTGGGCTTCCTCCCCGGCACCCTCTTCGACAAGATCGACCCGTACCTGCGGCCGCTCTACGACGCCCTGCACGACATGATCGACCCGGACTCGATCCCGCGGCTGATGGCGGCCGGGACCATCGAGGTGGCGCCGCTGGCCTACATGCGCGGCCGCACCCTCAACGAGGCGTTCGTCGTCCTCGACGAGGCGCAGAACACCACACCCGAGCAGATGAAGATGTTCCTGACCCGGCTCGGGTTCGACTCGAAGATCGTCGTCACCGGCGACGTGACCCAGGTCGACCTCCCGGGTGGCGCCAAGAGCGGTCTGCGGCAGGTGCAGGACATCCTCGAAGGGGTGCCGGACATCGCCTTCTCGCGGCTCACGTCCGAGGATGTCGTCCGGCACAAGCTGGTCGGCCGTATCGTCGACGCGTACGAGAAGTACGACGACAGCCAGGACGCGAAGCAGTCGCGGAACGGCTTCCAGCGGAAGTAG
- a CDS encoding ribonuclease Z, giving the protein MSVRELVVLGTASQVPTRHRNHNGYLLRWDGEGILFDPGEGTQRQMLRAGVAAHDINRICVTHFHGDHSLGLAGVIQRINLDRVPHPVTAHYPASGQKFFDRLRYATAYRETVQLAEEPVAGDGILARGDAYTLDAVRLSHPVESFGYRVTEPDGRRIRPELLALHGIKGPDVGRIQREGGLGGVTLEEVSEARPGQRFAFVMDTRLCEGVEVLAAGCDMLVIESTFLDEDVQLATDHGHLTAGQAARVARDGGVRHLVLTHFSQRYGDPSEFERQARAAGFEGELTIAADLVRVPVPKRA; this is encoded by the coding sequence GTGTCCGTACGAGAACTCGTGGTCCTCGGCACCGCCAGCCAGGTGCCCACCCGCCACCGCAACCACAACGGCTACCTGCTGCGCTGGGACGGCGAGGGCATCCTCTTCGATCCCGGCGAGGGCACCCAGCGCCAGATGCTCCGCGCCGGGGTGGCCGCGCACGACATCAACCGGATCTGTGTCACCCACTTCCACGGGGACCACAGCCTCGGCCTCGCCGGAGTCATCCAGCGGATCAACCTCGACCGGGTCCCGCACCCCGTCACCGCCCACTACCCGGCCTCCGGGCAGAAGTTCTTCGACCGGCTGCGGTACGCCACGGCCTACCGCGAGACCGTGCAGCTCGCCGAGGAGCCGGTGGCCGGGGACGGGATCCTGGCGCGCGGGGACGCGTACACCCTGGACGCCGTACGGCTCTCCCACCCGGTGGAATCCTTCGGCTACCGGGTCACCGAGCCCGACGGACGCCGGATACGGCCCGAGCTGCTCGCGCTCCACGGGATCAAGGGGCCGGACGTGGGCCGGATCCAGCGCGAGGGCGGCCTCGGCGGGGTCACCCTCGAGGAGGTCAGCGAGGCACGTCCCGGACAGCGGTTCGCCTTCGTCATGGACACCCGGCTCTGCGAGGGCGTCGAGGTGCTCGCGGCGGGCTGCGACATGCTGGTGATCGAGTCGACCTTCCTCGACGAGGACGTCCAACTGGCCACCGACCACGGGCACCTCACCGCGGGGCAGGCGGCGCGGGTGGCCCGGGACGGGGGAGTGCGGCACCTCGTGCTGACGCACTTCTCGCAGCGCTACGGTGATCCGTCGGAGTTCGAACGCCAGGCGCGCGCGGCCGGCTTCGAGGGGGAGCTCACGATCGCAGCCGACCTCGTACGGGTCCCCGTGCCCAAGCGGGCCTGA